From the genome of Cardiocondyla obscurior isolate alpha-2009 unplaced genomic scaffold, Cobs3.1 scaffold102_0_36485, whole genome shotgun sequence:
tgttctgcgaggtcacagatgtttcactgcacttctacagcttgtgaaaatagtctTGCGTcttcctcgagtgccccgtcaggttttttatttaatttaaacctcccttttgctgctcaaaaagttccaaggctctacatggacgggaactattttttataagtgttttaaaagtgacaggtatgtgttttaggttaagttgagatattaataaataaatttttttggagcttcttagttaaatttctgactaaaattcggtttatttaagtgtactagaatgttttaaatacaattaaattattctcttaactgtaaatagttttatattccagattcttggtgattggtgttctgtGAGGGCCACAAAAGTTTCAgtgcacttctacagcttgtaaaaatagttctgcgtatttctCGAGTGCctcgttggattttttatcaaatttgaacctccctattgctgcccaaaaagttccaaggctctacatggacgggaactattttttataagtgttttaaaagtgacaggtatgtgttttaggttaaaagttgaggtattcataaataaatttttttggagcttcttagttaaatttctgacataaattcggtttatttaagtgtagtagaatgttttaaatgaaattaaattattctcttaactgtaaataattttatatttcagttttttggtgattggtgttctgcgagggtcacaaaagtttcactgcacttctacagcttgtgaaaatagttttgcgttctcctcgagtgccccgatggatttttatcaaatttgaactttcttttttgctgcccaaaaaattccaaggctctacatggacgggaactatttttataaatgttttaaaagtgacaggtatgtttttgttaaaaaagttgagatatctttaaataaatttttgagcttcttagttaaatttctgactaaatttggtttatttaagtgtagtagaaatgttttaaaaaattattattctcttaactgtaataattttatatttcagtttggtgattggtgttctgcgagggagttttgcacttctacagcttgaaaatagttctgcgttctcctcgagtgccccgatggatttttatcaaatttgaacctttcttttgctgcccaaaagttccaaggctctacatggacgggaactattttttataagtgttttaaaagtgacaggtatgtgttttaggttaaaagttgaggtattcataaataaatttttttggagcttcttagttaaatttctgacataaattcggtttatttaagtgtagtagaatgttttaaatggaattaaattattctcttaactgtaaataattttatatttcagtttttggtgattggtgttctgcgaggtcacaaagtttcactgcacttctacagcttgtgaaaatagttctgcgttctcctcgagtgccccgatggattttttatcaaatttgaacctttcttttgctgcccaaaaagttccaaggctctacatggacgggaactattttttataagtgttttaaaagtgacaggtatgtgttttaggttaaaagttgaggtattcataaataaatttttttggagcttcttagttaaatttctgacataaattcggtttatttaagtgtactagaatgttttaaatacaattaaattattctcttaactgtgaaaaattttatattccagattcttggtgagtggtgttctgcgagggtcacagatgtttcactgcacttctacagcttgtgaaaatagatctgcgtattcctctagtgccccgatggattttttatcaaatttgaacctttcttttgctgcccaaaaagttccaaggctctacatggacgggaactattttttataagtgttttaaaagtgacaggtatgtgttttaggttaaaagttgaggtattcataaataaatttttttggagcttcttagttaaatttctgacataaattcggtttatttaagtgtactagaatgttttaaatacaattaaattattctcttaactgtgaaaaattttatattccagatTCTTGGTGAGTGGTTTCTGCGTCACAGATGTTTCACTGCTTCTggcttgtgaaaatagatctgcgtattcctctagtgccccgatggatttttatcaaatttgaacctctcTTTTTGCCCAAAAaattccaaggctctacatggacggaattttattaagagttttataagtatgtgttttaggttaaaaaagtagagttatttttaaataaataaattgatttttttaagttaaatttttgattaaattcgGTTTTATTAAGGGTAGTAGATTGCTcacattatatttaataagtttttaactctaaaattttatttcagttgtCTTGTGATTGGAGTACGGAAGGCCGCAGAATTTTTACTGTGATTTATACTTGGTGAGGGATTTCTGCTGCTTTCTCGAGGGTGCCGTTGGCATTTATTACAgtttttattctacttttgCCTTACAAACTCTGAAGCTCGTAAGTcaacggaaaatattaataatttaacttataaAGTAAcatgtatgttttataaatttaaataaaatctttaaagtTAATGATTTTGAATTTCTAAGTTAATTTTTGATCctaattcgattttattaaaactagtAGAGTGcccacgttttatttaaataattattttcattttaaatacatcgagAGAGGTTAGAAAAGATCGATGTATTCGCGGCGACGCCAGGAGCATTTGGTGGACATGGAACTACTAAAATTGATATTGATATATATGTCaccatcgattttggtagttccgAAAAATGTTTACTAAATGCTTTCGGCGCTATTGTCGCGCAAAtcatcgatctttctaacctcTTTCGATCTATTTGGGCTATAGTAGCTCTAATTATGGCCGACCCGACTTTACAAACGTTTTGCTGTCATTATACTAACCGAACGGATAGAGCGATAGCAATAATGCAGGAATTTAATACAGACGCGTATAATACGGTGTGCATGCTCTCGTCAACTATACATGATAGGCGCGATTTATCAGGTAAATTTCGAGTGTTATCTTCGAACAAGGCTCTGTTTTCTggttcgttttctttttattaattgtacgaAATAACGTTaccaaagaaatttaattggcactaagataaaatttttttttagatactaCCTCGAGAGGATTCCAATAGTTCTTATCGTTGGCGGAGCTTCTCCAGAGGAAGAGATATTATTGTATGGCTTGCCGTTGCTGATTTTTTAGCGTCTTTAGGTCTAGTTTATTAtctcaattatattaattataatgaataGTTTATGAACATCGACAAATTAGTTAATTAGTAATTACAACTATAAATTAGGTTGACCAATGAAAGCAACgtgcgataaataaataaaattaatactttgttTCCAATTGTTCTCAATCAGGTGTGTTTGTAAGGTCGGCCCTATGGAGAAATTTCAAGTCCATCATGCCGATGGAGGGCGATATGTCGAACGTGATCTTCTGCGCTATGCTATCGGTAATAAAGCCATTTCTACATCTGATAtcggttttataaaaaaattcggaAACTATTTTACTCGTAGGCGTGGATCCAGTATTTCTACATGGCTACGTGGATATGGACCCTGTGCTACGCAGTGGACATGAAATTATTACTGGGTGACAAAGACGAACGTCCTGTGATTTATCATACTTTGGCCTGGGTACTGCCTGCTATTCTCACCACGTTTGGGCTGGTTATTCTGTATATTCCGGATGCAAAGtcagattttataaatattttttaagcatatgttattttagatataataacaaattatatttcagcTGTCATAATTCGACATCGTTGTCCAGTGCGATACTGCGCATTCTTCCAAACTACTTCGCCACGTACGTGTTGTTGGCGGTAGTTATGATTGCGAATCCCATTTGTATAGCATCAAGCGAGACGTTGAGACAGCGGTGCTGCAGCATGGCTCAGATGACCGGAAGGGAACGGAGGCTGATACAAACGATTAGATTAAGTTTGCTCTCATCAATCTAGTCTACTACGTATGCTGGACGCCCAATCTAATTAACGGAATACTGTTATGGACTTTATGGTTTCAATTACCGATTAAAGCAATCATCACCTTATGGTACATAATGGTACGTGTAAAAACCGATTGTTCCAACGCCCAACAACCttacttaaaaatgtattcaTTCTGATCTATTTAAAGAAGGATAAAGATAGACATACAATTAcctaataaacaaatttactTGAAAGTTGGGGCAACCTACCCTAAATCTCTTTTTATGAGCATGGATAAATATAGGAAAATGATCGATACATTTCTAATTAACAGGCTGTGACAAATCCTCTCCAAGCGTTCTTCAATGCGATTGTTTATCAATCTTGGACCAGAAGAGAGAAATTACGTTTAGAGTGCTGTCAAGATTATAAATCAAGCACagatttctatttaaatgCAATCGTCAACGTAGATAGCAACGTTTTCTGAATCATCTCCATTACTCAATCCGCGAAAGGCTATGAACAAAAAATACCATATATTAGTATAAATGGATCTTCGTCTCTATGAGAATGTTTTACTgaaaatgtatgtaaaaacAATGTATATGCCGTATGTACAGTAgtgttaaagaaaaatttaatatataaagtcagtttttatataaatattataaaatcaaaCGTGCGCGATTGTGAGTCTCAATCTAAACTTTTTTACAAGATTTTCAGAGGTCGTCTcgactaaaaaattattttattacagttttcgatattatataataaaatatatttaataaaacagaatttttaatatactacaatagagaaaaagagagcgatcacattaaaaaatgcaacTGTGATATAATATACAACTTGAGTTTTTAAACAAGACAACAAAGAAAGGCAAAATATGCAATATGcaactattttaaaaaagattcgAGATATGTACGCATCAATACATAACGggctatttaattatttttgaaagataGGAcgcattttaaaaaagtaaattcgTTTTTTACAGCATGTATATAGTAAGGGTTTTGTTACATCATAACATTTTGTACTTAAACATTACGTGTTATGCGCTCTAAATactgttaaaatatatctttttctataTCATAATATCACGATCAATACCGGTCACATGCATCAtcgtatgtacatatatctcATTACCTGCTTTAACACTAGCTGTGTCATTGTATAAATTGACAATAAAAGCAGTAcaaaatcttatattttaagGTTTCATCACTTCTTATACCGTCTACATTAGTCATCTTTGTCAGAAGCGAGAAAATAGTGCGAATATTGACGTTTTGTAcgtatgaaaataattagaaacaatagcaaaaaattatcaagataaaattaaaaaaaaaaaaaaaaaaaaaaaagttttattctaaattttttttttgtttgacaTGTTGATACAGAAGTCTGTTTgtttttatgttaaatgaGCATTTCGTCAGAAATATCGATTTAATGATACTAATACGTACAagcgataataatttgcattgaTTTTCTTCGGATGTAATAATCGACGATAACTGATGAagaaattacgttaaaatattgttcTTTGCTCATcgagtattttataataaattaatagaataggaagattttttaatacaaaaaatattacagattATGCTGCtaaataagattattttaaattattttacgcaatAAGTTGTGAAAATACTAGGATTACatatatcaatttataataaagttacttgcactaattataaattcgaattaaattattgattagCAAATTCAAGTctccattttattattatgccaaagtataaagtataaaaaatttttatgtactttTTAAGATGATATTAGGATAAAATGaattagaatattttgttTGGCACTTTGGCAAAATCTGCAGCATTATTGTGctaacgtttaaaataaaagaacaaagcACTTTACTTACATAAATACATAAGACGTTTACACTTAAGGAAAATCTAAGCCTCATGTCAAGCTTACACCATCAAGAAGGAAGATTCGAAGTTCCAAGCGTCAAAGATGTGATTTCACAAATAATCATCTCGGCGATTCTCCATGCTAATTCCTCTTTTGCCTATCAATAGCAAGTGATGTAACAATATTGAtgtgaaaaaaatgttactattatttttattaataaattataataaaatatttaccttatCTTGTTCTATATTTACAAATCGTTTTACAACACGAGTTAGGCGAGATTCTGAaatttgcatatattttatacaatctCGCGTATATACACACGGTCAAACTATAGTTATATGTAACTTACCATATTTCCTATGAGGATCTGGTTCTATTTCAGTAATAAATCGACCTAAGTTGTCAACGTAACCAATGCTTAAACTACAAAATATACCACATTATTCACGATTTATAAATCTGCATAAATGCATTTTGTTAgtaacgttaaattattaaatacctATATTTATTACGTCGCCATAAAGAATCTGGATCGTAAAGTTGCCTAGTGTCGATATTTAAATGACTGTTAATGGTTTTTTTATCATCAGATATTCTGCTGCCATTATTTCCTATTTGAGAAATACTTGGCATACTAGTACACACAGAGCTTACTTCGCTGCTGCAATCTGAACCTGCAGGTAAATATCTCTTAATTcataatttgtttttgtttttaatatttataaataaaaaaatataaaatttatattattactgaTTTAAAGTTATAgtattctttaatatattttcggaATAGTAACGATCATGAAATCAATAATGGACACTAACCTGTTCTTCTTATCTTGGAATGTAAACTTGGACATGGACTGGTCTGAATCGTACTGATTAGTTCTGAtaagtatttataatacaGCTGCGACGATAAGAACACCGGGAGATAATGCTAGAAGAAAGTgtcgaattttaataaaaccacTTTAGGACGAAAGCATGTATAGTGAGTACGATATATTAGTTATCggtaaattgtataattaacgttataccttgttaagaaaattatatacgatttTACTAGGTTTATCGAAACAATCGGATTGTGGACCTCCTTCGTCCTCGCGGCAAATATTTTGCTCCACAAGAAAACGAATCTTATCACTAAATCCAAGAGGCATTGTTGCTTGTAAGCTAAAATATCTGAAAACAGTAATaacatttgtataaattatttactttttgagcgattcatatatttaagtaGAAATTACTTTTCATATATAATTACGGCGTCAGATTGCGCTTCTTCAGGATTGGCTGCTCCCTTCTTTTCTAAAAGATTATGCTTATAGCTTATAGCCGACATCCAAAAATCCAGCAGTTCTCGCTTATTTTCGAGTTCCATAAACTGAAATGTTAATAATGAAACAGAATCTTTGacgaaaatatttctgcaGAAGTAAAAGATTATGATGCAAACCtccataaaataaaagaacgcTGTCTCATTATACAATATATCTGCTAATTGTACATTGCCACTGGTGAGCACGTCAATCTGATGCTTACAGTGAAATTCGCTTCGTAAAAAATCGTTAATATATCTGTAAAGAGATATACAGTTGTTATACGTATATGCGTTTCCGACCCATGGGGACCCAGAGGGGGTAGCAAGGACCGGCAGTTATCTCTACTTTtggtattaataaattgcaattaaaaaatttttaacaagaaataaaaataaaaagaaaacaaggaTGGTTGTCATCGAATGTTTGTCACTCACTCGTTTTCTAATGTATCGTATACTATGCTTTGAACAGCAGATAGGCACCGTAAAATAGGCTCAATGTTTTCCTGGACAATAGCCTTCTCTATATCCACTCTCAATTCCTCAGATATTTGATTGATACCCAGAGTTTCTTTGAGAATATACTTTTTGTAAACTCTCAATGCATCCTGCTTGATCGTCGTCATGTCACGTCTCTCGTTTCTACAGTTGAGGTTTGATTGTCGCGTTTCGCTTACCACCTGACTAGTCTTTGGCATACCGTTGGACGTCGCATCGTCCGCCCTATCGAACGGTATTTCGTTCCTTGTTTCGGTATCTACATCACTAGCGAACACGTCGCAGCTAAAGTTTTCGTTATCGTCTAAGGAAGTAGGCAAGGTATCCAGCAGTTCCTTTTGATTAGACTGTCTGACTTTTCGCACATTGGGCATCTCTGATGCGCTGCATAAGCATTCTACCTCCAGCCAGAACTTGATGAGAGCTATACGCTTCCTGGTATCCATAAACTGGATGAAATAGCCAAGCGCGCTTTTGTCCTTAAGTATTTCTGGCAGCGCTTTCGACAACCGCGAACTGAAGGAAGCGCGCGCTTCCTCAACGTCATTATTGAGaatctcctcttcctcttcctcgaGGTTGCACAGTACACCTGAAGGAGTCTGAATCGACGACGCAGAGCCATTGAATGCATCTGTTAGAAAGCCTCCTGAGCTCGTTGACTTTATAGGTGAACTTTCTGATAATCCGGACTTATCCCTTTGTCCTACCATTTTATTACAGTAAGAGTATTACAAGTCAATCAAATTGACAAcattatttgaaagaaaatatatcgttataAACTACAAGACAGTTATCAAATCAAATTAAGTAagctttaaatataaataaaaagaaaaatacatgtaGGAAGAAAAATTGCGAAGTAACAAACCGTACAATCTCTGTAAGGaaagaagcaaataaaaaaaaaaaagaaaaaaaggaaacgtgTTGCATATTGCAAATGTCAGAAAATTAGTCGTGTCGCGGGGGATTAGAACGGTTCGGTAGGTAAACTCGTACAGCGTAAGGGCAGCATGCGAGATAATTACCAatcttcttaaaaaattggagCATCGTTCGTGTCAACGCGTAGCAGCATGATAAGGGTCGCCGATAGCGCGAGGGTGAACGCCGAAAGGTAAACAACGGGTGAGCGATGCGCTGCGTAAGTGCAGCGGGCGCGCATCCCACAGGACGATCGAGCCACAGTTGTGGGTAGAGTTGCGTGATCCGTTACGATCAGGACTCGggacgacggcgacgtcgcgCGACACTCCGCCTCGGTGTCATCACGGACGTGCCAGGTGACAGATCACTGTTGTTTGCATCGCTCGCCGATTACGACACATCGCGAGTGTAACCAACCAAGTGCAAGTGGCGGTTTCTGTTCGTTCCGCATTACGATTACAGTTCCTACACTCGGTaagtctattaaaaaaaaataaaactaataaaattctattctaTTAAATGAGTGTCATCGTAATGTTGAcgggagaaagaagaagaagaagaaatgtACCGGATCTTGATCCGGTAACGATCAAATAAACTTGAAATGAATGAATTTAGCTGCGTAGATTGTCGAAAGGGAAGGAAGGGTGCACAAAGTGCACACATTAGAGCAAAACATGGTGAATGATCGTGCGCGCATTTTTCAAACGCTCATAAGGCGCGGACGTAATCTTGCATTATCAAAATTCCACATTTCATTACTTAATCTGTCGTCTCttcttttgcaaataaaatttattacaagtgaaattaatgcaaagaaaaaatgcgagttatcgttaattaaaaagtactCGGTGAAATGCACATCAAGCAAACATGACATAAAGACGTCTTTGtaacgttttataataattgtctTTAAGACGTTTGTGCGTCATGTCCGTTAAACGTGCATGTTCACTAGGTTTATAAGAGCAAAGAGATTCATGAAGCAGCAGACTTTCGAAATTCTTTCAAGAACGCTTCTAGTGCCTTTTCGTAagtcttttaacatttttctatttgtacatatacatatatgaagcGTTCGAGCAAGTCTCAAATAAGAATGCCTTGGTGAACGATGCCGAATACGGTGACTTTTCGTCTGGATTCTCAACAAGAGAGTTGTAGGTACACGGACCACCAGAGGTAGCGTTCGGCGGTACGCTAGTGTACAGTACGGATTGAAGATTTTGAGGTTACAAATTGTTGCAAATTTCTGATTGGAATCTTAATACTGAGGTTTGCTAGTCCGCAAACCTCATTATGAGTATAGCAATATGAATTTTCTtaatctgtaaataaaattatattgttagaGTAGAAGCAATAATTATCAAGATATTTAGCGAAAATGACTGACCCTCTTCGACGAGaggttattaattaatttaatttttattttatagataataataattgtttgaGAGTATTTCTTTTTAGGTTTACTTActattttacgtattatatttataaaaaattatagccgtaatatcttatttcttttactcatgtaattaattaatttaatcttgcaATAATTGTTTACAGGTTTTGCGAGTGTTTAAGAAACTTCATAGAACGAGATTAAATACGTTCGAAGGCGATGAATATGCATTGCAAGGTAATATGTTTTGTATTCTgctaataatatatattctgACTTTAAtcttgcattttttataagtaatattttattttattgtttttttagtTCTAAGGGATAAGATAAACAA
Proteins encoded in this window:
- the LOC139113041 gene encoding A-kinase anchor protein 10, mitochondrial-like — translated: MLQFFKKIGQRDKSGLSESSPIKSTSSGGFLTDAFNGSASSIQTPSGVLCNLEEEEEEILNNDVEEARASFSSRLSKALPEILKDKSALGYFIQFMDTRKRIALIKFWLEVECLCSASEMPNVRKVRQSNQKELLDTLPTSLDDNENFSCDVFASDVDTETRNEIPFDRADDATSNGMPKTSQVVSETRQSNLNCRNERRDMTTIKQDALRVYKKYILKETLGINQISEELRVDIEKAIVQENIEPILRCLSAVQSIVYDTLENEYINDFLRSEFHCKHQIDVLTSGNVQLADILYNETAFFYFMEFMELENKRELLDFWMSAISYKHNLLEKKGAANPEEAQSDAVIIYEKYFSLQATMPLGFSDKIRFLVEQNICREDEGGPQSDCFDKPSKIVYNFLNKHYLPVFLSSQLYYKYLSELISTIQTSPCPSLHSKIRRTGSDCSSEVSSVCTSMPSISQIGNNGSRISDDKKTINSHLNIDTRQLYDPDSLWRRNKYSLSIGYVDNLGRFITEIEPDPHRKYESRLTRVVKRFVNIEQDKAKEELAWRIAEMIICEITSLTLGTSNLPS